agagcggttgggaactcaacaaattgctatcttgcGTAGATGACAGttagcatgatcgtatttgaactcacgtagaataccggtgtactcaacctctgggcagtcgtctgagatttttcgaagtggaacccggtgacgagtgtacacattcacaagttcccactcgcagttgtacccaatataaacaacccaatctccatttgtgcctgcccaagccttgccctcaagcgatggcatcttaacatcataagtatcattatcaagcggcatcaacttacacaaggcgaggcttccctcgtccccgcgccggTCAGCaaggtcacggcaaagaagataggggagatcaaaccgctcctgaacccttgggttccttgtaatgatgttattagttgagtcgagaatggtcttgaacgaacctgccatgctaaccggcaccgatcaatgagttcctccatcgcgtcatcattcagatcggggcaagaataacagggtcgtttccggcttgttccctccatggagaagacgatcaaacaatggcggaaggaagggtgaaggcaaatggaggagggaggaagagctagcatgcgacagcagttccaaatcgagagggaaaggcgaagagtcggtggacggttgcgagcgaacggttgccacggaggtcacacactgacgacaagggccgagtgaaccgcatgcaatcccattgcacaacacacacgtcttgttaagttgaaccgtttctgtactcttgtgtcaacgcaaacagttcatctgagtgaaccgcatgccgtatatcccacacaccttgatctggctgaccgtttcttttgtgttgcctaatcacaaaagttcatccgagtgaaccatatgttgtatatcgcacacaccttcatctggctgcccattccttttgtgttgcctaatcacaaacagttcatccgagtgaaccgtatgctgtgtatcgcacacgccttcatttggctgcccgtttcttttgttcctcctcatcacaaacagttaattgaactgaaccctatgcccttcatcgcacacgcaactaaaacctgaaccgtgtttgatgcatccgtcatcgcaaacgttttatgcATTTCACGGTTtacatacagcaccgtttgcgattatggcatcgcacacagtttctcgaagggtctctgattgtagtgtcgcgttagcagcatcctgcagtagtgagctTTGTTCAACTGCTTTTTCAGGTCCAATTCCAATCTTCATCACAAATCTCACAAAGATGGACATTCTAACTCTCTGTGAAAATCAAATCACAGGCTCCATCCCACCGGCAATAGGCAACCTCACTATGCTCAGTGAACTTTCTCTGTTTACAAATCAAATCACAGGCACAATACCTTCAGAATTGGGCATCTTGTCGAATCTCCAAAATTTTGACTTGTCCGACAACCAAATATCTGGCTCTATTCCTGACAGCTTAGGAAATACTTCCAAGCTAGTAGTACTACAACTCTGGGAAAATCAGATAACCGGCTCAATACCAAAATCTTTTGGGAAGTTGCAAAGCATCAAAGAAATACAAATCTTTAGTAACAAATTATCAGGTTCTCTTCCTCAAGAATTTGGAGATCTCATAAACCTTGTTGTACTTGGGATGTCTAACAACTCACTTTCAGGACCTTTACCCGCAAATATATGTTCAGGTGGCAGACTTCAATATCTCATGGTCTCTTCTAATATGTTCAATGGCCCCATTCCAAGGAGTTTAAAGACATGTATAGGTTTGGTTCAACTTCACCTTGAGTCAAACCAACTAACAGGCGACATATCTCAGCATTTTGGTGTGTATCCACAACTCACAGAGATGCGCTTGGCATCAAATAGACTGTCTGGGCAGATCTCACCAAATCTAGGTGCATCTTCCCTGCTAATAGTACTGGATCCGGGGGAAAATGTGATCACGGGTTCCATACCTCCAATCCTTTCTAAACTGCCCAACCTAGTAGAGCTAACACTCAATTCTAATAATCTCAGTGGTGAGATCCCACAAGATATCTCCACTTTAACAAATCTATATAGCCTGAACTTATCAACAAACCAGTTATCTGGATCCATACCTACACAGATAGAAAAGCTAAGCAGTCTAGAATACCTTGATATATCCGCAAACTTACTGAGTGGATCAATACCTGAGCAACTAGGGGCCTGCATGAAACTAAGGTCCTTGAAGATCAACAATAACAACTTCGGTGGGAGTTTGCCTGGAGCGATTGGAAATTTAGCAGGCATGCAGATCATGTTTGATGTGAGCAACAATAACCTCAGTGGCGTGTTGCCACAACAACTTGGGAAGTTGGAGATGCTAGAATTTCTGAATTTGTCACATAATCAATTCAGTGGCAGCATTCCATCCTCCTTTGCAAGCATGGCGAGCCTTTCAACACTTGACGTGTCCTACAATGACTTGGAAGGGCCAGTCCCAACAGCACGGCTACTCCAAAATGCTTCAACAAGTTGGTTTCTTTTCAATAAAGGTCTGTGTGGTAACCTTTCTGACCTGCCACCTTGTTATTCAACTCTAGTAGCTGCTCACCATAAACGGAAGGTAATTGGTTGGCTTTTACCAATTGCTCTTGTGGTGGGGTTCAGTATTGTTGCTGCAATTGGTGTCATAATAATGTTTAGTTGTAACAAGAGAAAACCACAAGAAGGTGTCACTGCTGAAGCAAGGGACCTATTCTTTGTTTGGAATTTTGATGGAAGATTAGCATTTGACGATATTGTAAGGGCAACAGAAGACTTCGATGATAAGTACATCATTGGAACAGGAGGATACGGCAAAGTCTACAAGGCACAACTCCAAGACGGGCAGCTGGTTGCTGTGAAGAAGCTTCATCAGACCGAAGAAGGGTTGGATGATGAAAGAAGATTTCACAGTGAAATGGAAATTTTATCACACATCCGTCAACGAAGCATTGTCAAAATGTATGGATTCTGCTCCCATCCAGTGTATAAATTTCTCGTCTATGAGTACATTAAGCAGGGAAGCCTCCACGGGACATTGGAAAATGACGAGCTAGCAAAGGAATTAGATTGGCAGAAGAGAATTACTCTTGCAACTGATGTGGCTCAGGCAATATCTTATTTGCACCACAAATGCAGTCCACCTATAATCCATCGAGATGTCACGAGCAACAACATTTTACTTGATACATCCTTCAAGGCTTTTGTCTCGGATTTTGGCATAGCAAGGGTTCTTAAGCCTGATTCGTCAAACTGGAGTGCACTAGCAGGAACGTATGGCTACATAGCTCCTGGTATGTACTAGTATAACCTTACTTCTCACGTCACGAGCATTCACCTCTAACAATTTGTTCTTAATTCTGATGTTCTGATTTCATGCAGAACTGGCGTACACATCTGTTGTGACAGAGAAATGTGATGTCTACAGCTTTGGGGTGGTTGTGCGGGAGCTACTGATGGGGAAGCATCCAAGAGATCTACTAGATGGTAGTTTCTCAAGCGGGGAACAAGGCATGCCGGTGAAAGATATTCTGGACCAACGGCCGAATACGCCAACAACAACAGACGAGAGTAGCTTAGCTCTGGTCATCAAGGTGGCAATTTCTTGTTTGGAATCTTCTCCACAAGAAAGGCCAACCATGCGGGAGGCATACCAAACACTCATCCAGCGACCCTCTTCTAGCTCCTGCCTCGTGCCTTTCAGTGCACTTACATTACAGCAAGCGATGCATGTTGATATATGATCCGAATTCTAGTGAGAATCCAGGGTAATCGTAGTGGATGCCGATTTAGGTTTCCGTTTTTGACCCGAGTCACTCATATGCCACCTATATACCTCCTGTATGCCACACGGGATGAGTTGATGACCCATTGTAAGTCTATGTACTTGCAGACACTCCTGGCACAGTGAAAGCACCACCGTGTGCCCGTGGTTTTTCCCGCAAGGGTTTTCCACGTAAAAATGATTGTCATGTGTTCTTGGTATTTTCCTGTTTGTCCGCTTGCCGATTTCTAACAATGCATAAATATAATTTGTTTTGTGGGTTGTTTGTAAAAAAATGTATGCGGTGCCTATGCTTATATTTGTTCAGACGTAACACCCACTTGTGACACCCA
This DNA window, taken from Triticum aestivum cultivar Chinese Spring chromosome 1D, IWGSC CS RefSeq v2.1, whole genome shotgun sequence, encodes the following:
- the LOC123183452 gene encoding MDIS1-interacting receptor like kinase 2-like, producing MASLVSSNFSALPFLPQIDLHNNSLRGALPASIGSLTALSVLNLHHNQITGKIPYEIGDLQSLRLLELSFNRLTGHIPASLASCSSELCSTAFSGPIPIFITNLTKMDILTLCENQITGSIPPAIGNLTMLSELSLFTNQITGTIPSELGILSNLQNFDLSDNQISGSIPDSLGNTSKLVVLQLWENQITGSIPKSFGKLQSIKEIQIFSNKLSGSLPQEFGDLINLVVLGMSNNSLSGPLPANICSGGRLQYLMVSSNMFNGPIPRSLKTCIGLVQLHLESNQLTGDISQHFGIEKLSSLEYLDISANLLSGSIPEQLGACMKLRSLKINNNNFGGSLPGAIGNLAGMQIMFDVSNNNLSGVLPQQLGKLEMLEFLNLSHNQFSGSIPSSFASMASLSTLDVSYNDLEGPVPTARLLQNASTSWFLFNKAAHHKRKVIGWLLPIALVVGFSIVAAIGVIIMFSCNKRKPQEGVTAEARDLFFVWNFDGRLAFDDIVRATEDFDDKYIIGTGGYGKVYKAQLQDGQLVAVKKLHQTEEGLDDERRFHSEMEILSHIRQRSIVKMYGFCSHPVYKFLVYEYIKQGSLHGTLENDELAKELDWQKRITLATDVAQAISYLHHKCSPPIIHRDVTSNNILLDTSFKAFVSDFGIARVLKPDSSNWSALAGTYGYIAPELAYTSVVTEKCDVYSFGVVVRELLMGKHPRDLLDGSFSSGEQGMPVKDILDQRPNTPTTTDESSLALVIKVAISCLESSPQERPTMREAYQTLIQRPSSSSCLVPFSALTLQQAMHVDI